The Candidatus Eisenbacteria bacterium sequence ACCCGCGGCCGGCACGTCAGCTACGCGATGCCCGAGCGTCTCGGGGGGCTGCGCGACCTCGTGCTGGACACGCTCCAGCGCCAGCGCGGACGCGCCCGCGCGGAACTGCACCTGCAGGGCGCCGCCGGGCGCCATCTGCCGGTGGGCGTTTCCACGAACGTGCTCATGCACGAAGGCCGGATGACCGGAGTGGTGGCCGTCTTCCAGGACCTGACCGAGGTGCGCGAGATGGAGCGCCGCGCCCGCCGCAACGAAACGCTCGCCGAACTGGGCGCGCTCGCGGCTGGCATCGCGCACGAGCTTCGCAACGGCCTCAAGCCGATCTCCGGTTCGGTCGAGTACCTGCAGCGCGAGCTGAAGCTGGACGGCGAGGAGTCGCAGCTGATGGACCTGATCGCCCGCGAATCCGGCCGGCTCAACAAGTTCGTCACCGAACTGCTGTCCTACGCGCGCGAGCGCGACCTGGCGCTCGAGCCGGTCCGCCTCGGTGACCACCTGGACGATTTCGCCGTCGCGCTCCGGCACGACCCGCGCCGCTCGCCCGGCGTGGACGTGCGGTTCGAGCCCGGCGATGCGGACGTGCGCGTGGCGCTCGACCGCGAGCAGATGCGGCAGGTGTGGCTGAACCTCGCCGCGAACGCGTTCGAGGCGATGGGTGAACGGGGGACGCTGGTGATTCGCTGGCGACCCGCCGAGGGTGGCGGTGTGGCGGTGGAGTTCAGCGACGACGGATCCGGCATCGCGGCCGACGACCTGGCGCGTGTCGGTGAACCTTTTTTCACGACGAAGCGGGGAGGCACGGGGCTGGGGCTCGCGATCGCACAACGCATCGTCGAGCGCCATGGCGGCGTGCTGACCCTCGAGAGCGAAGCCGGACACGGCACGACCGCGCGGGTGAACCTGCCCGAGGCGGCCGGGGCCGAGGTCCAGGCGGCGTGATCGGGCCCGTGCGCATTCCGAAGACGAGGTGAACCAGATGGCTGCGGAGAAGATCCTGGTCGTCGACGACGAGCAGAGCATGACCCAGTTCCTCGGCATCGTGCTGAGGAAGGAGGGCTACCAGGTCACGACGGTCAACAGCGGCCGGGAGGCGCTCGAAAAGGTCCGGACCGAGAACTTCGACGTCGTGATCAGCGACATCAAGATGCCCGGCATGGACGGCATCCAGGTCCTGCAGAGCATCAAGAAACACGATCCCAACATCCCGGTCGTGCTGATGACCGCGTACGCGTCGCAGCAGTCGGCGATCGATGCGGTCAACCTGGGTGCGCTCCAGTACCTGCTGAAGAACGCCAAGAACGACGAGATCAAACTCGCGGTCCGCAACGCCCTCGAGCTTCGCAAGGTCCGGACCGAGAACCAGTTCCTCAAGCGCGAACTGAAGAAGGGCCACGAGGAGAAGACCATCGTCGGCTCCTCGGAGGAGATGACGCGCGTGTTCCGCATGGTGGACAAGGTCGCCGACAGCGAGGCGACCATCCTCGTGCAGGGCGACAGCGGCACGGGCAAGGAGCTCATCGCCCGCGAGATCCACTACCGCAGCCGCCGCGGGAGCGGGCCATTCGTGAGCATCAACTGCGGCGCCATTCCGCGCGACCTGCTCGAGAGCAATCTGTTCGGCCACGTGAAGGGCTCGTTCACGGGCGCGGTGAAGGACTCGCCGGGACTCTTCCAGGTCGCCGAAGGCGGGACGTTCTTCCTCGACGAGGTCGGGGAGATGCCGCTCGCGACGCAGGTCAAGCTGCTGCGCGCGCTGCAGGAGCGGGAGATCATCCCGGTCGGAGGCACGCAGCCGGTCAAGATCGACTGCCGGCTGGTGGCGGCCACGAACGTGGACCTCGAAAAGGAGGTCGCCGAGGGACGCTTCCGCGCCGACCTGTTCTTCCGCCTCAACGTCATTCCGCTGCGCATGCCCTCGCTGCGGCAGCGCCGCGACGACATTCCGCTGCTGGTGGACCACTTCCTGCGGCGCCAGCTTCGCGACGGCACGCCCAAGACGGTCACCAAGGAAGCCATGGAGCTGCTCATGAAGTACGACTGGCCCGGCAACGTGCGCGAGCTCGAGAACGTGATGGAGCGCGCGCTGGTGCTGGACGAGGGCGGGGTCATCGGGCCCGAGGACCTGCCCGACAAGATCCGCTTCGGCCACAGCCAGAAGGGCAGCCTGGTCATTGATTCGCCCAACATGACGCTCGACGAGCTCGAGAAGGAATACATCCTCAAGGTCCTGAACTACACGCGCTGGCAGAAGAAGCGCTCCAGCGAGCTGCTGGGCATCAACGCCTCGACCCTGTACCGCAAGCTCATCGCCTACGGCATCGAGAAGCCGGGCGCGGGGCGGGACGGCGGCGTGGACGAACTGGCGGCGGAAGGGGACGAGCGGGCTGCGTGATTTCGCGACCGTGCGTGCGAATCGCCCGCCGACGGTCCGGGGTGATTGAAAATCGCACGATGAGCAGTGCGGGGCCGGCGGTCGGGGCGGCGTAGGAAGCGGAGCAAGCCGCTGGCGGGCCGCAG is a genomic window containing:
- a CDS encoding sigma-54-dependent Fis family transcriptional regulator — its product is MAAEKILVVDDEQSMTQFLGIVLRKEGYQVTTVNSGREALEKVRTENFDVVISDIKMPGMDGIQVLQSIKKHDPNIPVVLMTAYASQQSAIDAVNLGALQYLLKNAKNDEIKLAVRNALELRKVRTENQFLKRELKKGHEEKTIVGSSEEMTRVFRMVDKVADSEATILVQGDSGTGKELIAREIHYRSRRGSGPFVSINCGAIPRDLLESNLFGHVKGSFTGAVKDSPGLFQVAEGGTFFLDEVGEMPLATQVKLLRALQEREIIPVGGTQPVKIDCRLVAATNVDLEKEVAEGRFRADLFFRLNVIPLRMPSLRQRRDDIPLLVDHFLRRQLRDGTPKTVTKEAMELLMKYDWPGNVRELENVMERALVLDEGGVIGPEDLPDKIRFGHSQKGSLVIDSPNMTLDELEKEYILKVLNYTRWQKKRSSELLGINASTLYRKLIAYGIEKPGAGRDGGVDELAAEGDERAA
- a CDS encoding PAS domain S-box protein; amino-acid sequence: MTATAGTSLRLAPGLEGPAAGAQGWNALQHLILGRLLVASLALPCGLLLRPEVTAHPVVLLWTTLVALGVLSAVFALTARTLGGHAVQAYVQMAVDLVFICWLAAATGGRDSQFVLFFALVVITGGVLQRIAGGLFAAAGACAGYLALPWLAARVTGVPAQPAADLPKPELLVAFLTMVGVLSGVLGERVHRTRGDLERTARELDRVRIDNDVVLRHLTTGVFTVDHNGIVGYLNPAAEQVLGTRAIETRGRHVSYAMPERLGGLRDLVLDTLQRQRGRARAELHLQGAAGRHLPVGVSTNVLMHEGRMTGVVAVFQDLTEVREMERRARRNETLAELGALAAGIAHELRNGLKPISGSVEYLQRELKLDGEESQLMDLIARESGRLNKFVTELLSYARERDLALEPVRLGDHLDDFAVALRHDPRRSPGVDVRFEPGDADVRVALDREQMRQVWLNLAANAFEAMGERGTLVIRWRPAEGGGVAVEFSDDGSGIAADDLARVGEPFFTTKRGGTGLGLAIAQRIVERHGGVLTLESEAGHGTTARVNLPEAAGAEVQAA